A stretch of Mesoplodon densirostris isolate mMesDen1 chromosome 7, mMesDen1 primary haplotype, whole genome shotgun sequence DNA encodes these proteins:
- the GAL3ST3 gene encoding galactose-3-O-sulfotransferase 3, giving the protein MPPILQRLQQATKMSRRKILLLVLGCSTLSLLIHQGAQLSWYPKLFPQSCPPLQDSPPRPKHMTVAFLKTHKTAGTTVQNILFRFAERHNLTVALPHPSCEHQFCYPRNFSAHFVHPATRPPHMLASHLRFDRAELQRLMPPGTVYVTILREPAAMFESLFSYYNQYCPAFRRVPNASLEAFLSAPEAYYRAGEHFAMFAHNTLAYDLGGDNERSPRDDAAYLAGLIRQVEEVFSLVMIAEYFDESLVLLRRLLAWDLDDVLYARLNARAASSRLAAIPAALARAARAWNALDAGLYDHFNATFWRRVALAGRACVEREARELREARERLLRRCFGDEPVLRPAAQIRTKQLQPWQPSRKVDIMGYDLPSGRAGPATEACLKLAMPEVQYSSYLLRKQKRRGGVRPRPEPVLDNPPPRPIRALPRGH; this is encoded by the exons ATGCCACCCATCCTCCAGCGCCTGCAGCAGGCCACCAAGATGAGCCGCAGGAAAATCCTGCTGCTGGTGCTAGGATGCAGCACCTTAAGCctcctcatccaccagggggcgcAGCTCAGCTG GTACCCCAAGCTGTTCCCTCAGAGCTGCCCGCCTCTGCAGGACTCTCCGCCGCGCCCCAAGCACATGACCGTAGCCTTTCTGAAGACGCACAAGACTGCGGGCACTACAGTGCAGAACATCCTGTTCCGCTTCGCCGAGCGCCACAACCTGACCGTGGCCCTGCCGCACCCGAGCTGCGAGCACCAGTTCTGCTACCCGCGCAACTTCTCGGCGCACTTCGTGCACCCGGCCACGCGGCCGCCGCACATGCTGGCCAGCCACCTGCGCTTCGACCGCGCGGAGCTGCAGCGCCTCATGCCCCCGGGCACCGTCTACGTCACCATCCTGCGCGAGCCGGCCGCCATGTTCGAGTCGCTCTTCAGCTACTACAACCAGTACTGCCCCGCCTTCCGGCGCGTGCCCAACGCGTCGCTCGAGGCCTTCCTGAGCGCGCCCGAGGCCTACTACCGCGCAGGCGAGCACTTCGCCATGTTCGCGCACAACACGCTGGCCTACGACCTGGGCGGTGACAACGAGCGCAGCCCGCGCGACGACGCCGCCTACCTGGCCGGCCTCATCCGCCAGGTGGAGGAGGTCTTCTCGCTTGTCATGATCGCCGAGTACTTCGACGAGTCGCTCGTGCTGCTGCGGCGCCTGCTGGCTTGGGACCTGGACGACGTGCTCTACGCCAGGCTCAACGCGCGCGCCGCCAGCTCGCGCCTCGCCGCCATCCCCGCGGCTCTCGCGAGGGCCGCGCGCGCCTGGAACGCGCTCGACGCCGGCCTCTACGACCACTTCAACGCCACCTTCTGGCGCCGCGTGGCGCTCGCCGGCCGCGCCTGCGTGGAGCGCGAGGCGCGCGAGCTGCGCGAGGCCCGAGAGCGCCTGCTGCGGCGCTGCTTTGGTGACGAGCCTGTGCTGCGGCCTGCGGCGCAGATCCGCACCAAGCAGCTGCAGCCCTGGCAGCCCAGCCGCAAGGTGGACATCATGGGCTACGACCTGCCCAGCGGCCGCGCCGGCCCGGCCACCGAGGCCTGCCTCAAGCTGGCCATGCCCGAGGTGCAGTACTCGAGCTACCTGCTGCGCAAGCAGAAGCGCCGAGGTGGCGTGCGCCCCCGGCCCGAACCGGTCCTGGACAATCCCCCTCCTCGGCCCATCCGGGCGCTGCCCCGGGGCCACTGA